The sequence CAAACCGTAGCGCATTCATCGCACTGCTGAACTATGCAGATGGTGAAAAACGTTACATCCTGGCTCCTCAGGGTTTACAGGTTGGTGCTACAGTAGTGAGCGGTCCTGATGCTGCTCCTGAAGTAGGTAACTCCCTGCCGCTGAGAAACATGCCACTGGGTACTGTTGTACACAATATCGAACTGCAGCCTGGTAGAGGTGGTGCAATCGCTAGAAGTGCCGGTACTTATGCACAGCTGAGCAACAAGGAAGAAAAATATGCCGTAATGAAAATGCCTTCTGGTGAGCTGCGTAAAGTGTTGATCACTTGTGCTGCTACTGTAGGTACAGTTTCTAACTCTGACCACGCACTGCAATCAATTGGTAAAGCGGGTGCTAACCGTTGGAGAGGTATCAAGCCACGTAACCGTGGTGTAGCCATGAACCCTGTAGATCACCCGATGGGTGGTGGTGAAGGTAGATCTTCCGGAGGTCACCCTAGATCCAGAACAGGTAAATATGCGAAAGGTCTGAAGACTCGTAAGCATAAGAGCTCTGATAAACTGATCATCAGCAGGAAAAACGGCAAAAAATTATAATTCATAAAGCTTTTACCAGTTCCGCTTCGGGCGGATAGCCAGAAGCGGAACGGTTAAAGTAGAATAAAAATAAAAAGACATGGGTCGTTCCATTAGAAAAGGTCCTTACGTTGACCAGAAATTAGGAAAGAAAGTAGATAAAATGAATGAAGGCACCAAGCGTACTGTAATCAAGACGTGGAGCCGTCGTTCTACCATCACACCTGATTTTGTGGGCCATACATTTGCGGTACACAATGGTAACAAGTTCATTCCGGTATACGTTACCGAGTTTATGGTAGGTCATAAACTGGGAGAATTTGCACCAACCCGCAACTTTAAAGGACACGCTAACAAGAAAATGTAGTCATTCGTTTGAAGTTTTAAGCTCGAGGTTTGCAGCGTGAAATACCTCGAACCCGGGACTTCGGACCTCAAACATTCAAATTTATAATTACAATGGAAGCAGTAGCTAAGCTTAATAATAATCCAACATCTACCCGCAAAATGCGTCTGCTGGCAGACCTGATCCGTGGTATGGAAGTTGAGAAAGCGCTGAATGTATTAAAGTTCCATCCTAAGCACCCTAGTGTACCTCTGGAAAAACTGCTGTTGTCAGCTGTTGCGAACTGGAAAGTGAAGAACGAAGGTGTACGCGTTGAAGATGCGAATCTGATTGTTAAAACCATCTTCGTTGATGGTGGTCGTATCCTGAAAAGAATGCGTCCGGCTCCACAGGGTAGAGGTTACCGTGTTCGCAAAAGAAGCAATCACGTAACCCTTGCAGTTGACAGCAAAGTGGCTGAGGCTAAATAAAAGAAACTAAACTATTTATCTAATAGACAAATAAACCAGAACATGGGTCAGAAAACAAATCCTATTGGTAACAGGTTAGGTATCATCAGAGGTTGGGACTCTAATTGGTATGGTGGCAAAAAAGATTATGCTACCAAACTGATCGAAGATAACAAGATCAGAACTTACCTGAATGCCCGTATCAACAAAGGTGGCATTTCCAGGGTAGTGATCGAGAGAACTTTAGGTAAATTGATCATCACCATCCATACATCCAAGCCTGGTATCATCATAGGTAAAGGTGGTGGAGAGGTAGACCGCATCAAGGAAGAAATAAAGAAACTGACTTCTAAAGAAGATGTACAGATCAACATTCTGGAGATCCGTCGTCCTGAAATAGATGCCAATATCGTAGCTGAAACTATCGCAAAACAGATTGAAAGCCGTATCAACTACAAACGTGCTATCAAGATGGCGATTGCTACTGCAATGAGAATGGGTGCTGAAGGTATCAAGGTTAAAGTAGGTGGTCGTCTGGGTGGTGCTGAAATCGCACGTTCAGAAGAGATGAAGCAAGGTCGTGTACCTTTGCACACCTTCCGTATGGATATCGACTATTCTTCTCTGTTTGCACAAACAGTATATGGTAAGATCGGTATCAAAGTATGGATCTGTAAAGGTGAAGTACTGGGTGAGCGCGATCTGAATCCAAATGCTATTTCCGGTAAGGATGGCGAAGGCCGCACAGGTGGTGAAGGTCATGGTCATCGTGGTGGAGAAAGAAGAGGCGGTGGCGACAGAAGAGGTGGTGATAACCGCGGCGGCGACAGAAGAGGTGGCGATAACCGTGGTGGTGGCCGTAGATAATCTTTATAACAATTAACATTAACATTTAACATATACTAAGATGTTACAGCCCAAGAGAACGAAACACAGGAAGATGCATAAAGGCCGCATCAAGGGGAACGCAAAACGTGGTGCGGATATCTCCTTTGGTAGTTTCGGCTTGAAAGCATTAGAACCTAAGTGGATCACAGACAGGCAGATCGAAGCTGCTCGTGTGGCTCTGACAAGAGCAATGAAACGTGAGGGTAACGTGTGGATCCGTATATTCCCTGACAAATCCATTACTGCCAAGCCTTTGGAAGTCAGAATGGGTAAAGGTAAAGGTGCTCCTGACCATTGGGCTGCTGTAGTTAAGCCAGGTCGTATGTTGTTCGAAGCGGACGGCGTACCTCTGGAAGTAGCTAAAGCTGCAATGGAGCTGGCTGCACAGAAACTGCCTATTAAAGTGAAATTTGTAGTACGTCGCGATTACGCTGAAGCATAATTGCTACAGCAACCGGGATAAACTATAAACGATAAACCAGAAATAATAAATACAATGGCAAACGAAAAGCTGGATCTGAAAGGTTTAAGCGAACAGGAGCTGAAAGAGAAAATCTCCGAAGAGCAATTACGCCTGAAGAAAATTACATTCAGTCACGCAATTACGCCAATTGAGAATCCAATGAGCATCCGCTCTCTCAGGCGTCAGATCGCACAGCTGAAAACTGAGCTGCGCAAAAGAGAACTGGGCTTCTAAGCCTTAAAAATAAATTCATTCATCGGTCCGTAAGGAGCGGTCTGGATAATAAATACTTTCAACAATGAGCGAAAGAAAATTAAGAAAAACCAGAATTGGTGTCGTTTCCAGCAACAAAGCGGAAAAAACAATCAGCGTTAGCGTTGAGCGTAAAGTGAAACACCCGATCTATGGTAAATTCGTGAAAAAAACCACCAAGTTCATGGCTCATGACGAGCTGAACCAGTGCAGCATCGGCGATACCGTTAGAATAATGGAAACTCGTCCGTTGAGCAAGAATAAGTGCTGGAGATTGATAGAGGTGATCGAAAAGGTAAAATAATTTATTATTGTTTCAAGCTGCATGCAGCGTTCCTGGATGCAGCCGCTGATTAAACAAATACAAATCTTATAAAAAGATGATACAACAAGAATCAAGGCTGAATGTAGCTGATAACAGTGGTGCCAAGGAAGTACTGTGTATTAGAGTGTTAGGCAACTCCGGCCAGGACTACGCAAAAGTAGGTGACAAGATCGTTGTTACTGTAAAAGACGCGATCGCAGGTGGTGGTGTGAAAAAAGGTACAGTGCACAAAGCTGTTATCGTAAGAACTAAAAACAAGCTGCGCCGTAAAGACGGATCTTATATCCGTTTCGACGATAATGCCGTTGTATTACTGAACAACTCTGACGAGCCACGCGGTACCCGTATCTTCGGCCCAGTTGCCCGTGAGCTGCGCGATAAGGGATACATGAAGATTATCTCTCTGGCTCCCGAAGTATTGTAAAGATATCGATGCGTTCGCTGAAAGCATAAAGCAAAAAGTAAAAAAAGCTTATTGCTTTGTGCTTTCAGCATAAATGCATATCTTTGCTGCCCGTTTCTAAAACGAATATTAATCAAGCGGAACCGATGTTTCGCTTGGCGTTTATAAATAAACAAATAATGAAAACGAGATTCAAGCCTAAGTTCAACATTAAGAAAGGCGACACCGTTGTAGTGATTGCCGGCGATGATAAGGACAGGACCAAGCCCCGTCAGGTGCTGGAAGTGATCCCTGACAAGGCGCGCGTACTGGTAGAAGGTGTGAACATCATCACCAAACATACCAAACCAACTGCTCAGAATACCAAAGGTGGTATTGTTAAGCAGGAAGCTCCTATCGCCATTTCTAACGTAATGTTGTGGGATGCTAAGGCTGGTAAACCTACCAAGGTAAACCGTCAGCGTGAAAATGGTAAATTAGTTCGTATAGCTAAAAAATCAGGGGAGGCAATCAAATAATGGCAAACACTACATATACACCCAGACTGCAGACTAAATACCGTACTG is a genomic window of Chitinophaga sp. LS1 containing:
- the rplB gene encoding 50S ribosomal protein L2 yields the protein MALKKFKPMTAGTRWKIGNAFAELTTDTPEKSLLEAKSKTGGRNVQGRRSMRYIGGGHKQHYRIIDFKRDKHSIPATVKSIEYDPNRSAFIALLNYADGEKRYILAPQGLQVGATVVSGPDAAPEVGNSLPLRNMPLGTVVHNIELQPGRGGAIARSAGTYAQLSNKEEKYAVMKMPSGELRKVLITCAATVGTVSNSDHALQSIGKAGANRWRGIKPRNRGVAMNPVDHPMGGGEGRSSGGHPRSRTGKYAKGLKTRKHKSSDKLIISRKNGKKL
- the rpsS gene encoding 30S ribosomal protein S19 — its product is MGRSIRKGPYVDQKLGKKVDKMNEGTKRTVIKTWSRRSTITPDFVGHTFAVHNGNKFIPVYVTEFMVGHKLGEFAPTRNFKGHANKKM
- the rplV gene encoding 50S ribosomal protein L22, producing the protein MEAVAKLNNNPTSTRKMRLLADLIRGMEVEKALNVLKFHPKHPSVPLEKLLLSAVANWKVKNEGVRVEDANLIVKTIFVDGGRILKRMRPAPQGRGYRVRKRSNHVTLAVDSKVAEAK
- the rpsC gene encoding 30S ribosomal protein S3, with protein sequence MGQKTNPIGNRLGIIRGWDSNWYGGKKDYATKLIEDNKIRTYLNARINKGGISRVVIERTLGKLIITIHTSKPGIIIGKGGGEVDRIKEEIKKLTSKEDVQINILEIRRPEIDANIVAETIAKQIESRINYKRAIKMAIATAMRMGAEGIKVKVGGRLGGAEIARSEEMKQGRVPLHTFRMDIDYSSLFAQTVYGKIGIKVWICKGEVLGERDLNPNAISGKDGEGRTGGEGHGHRGGERRGGGDRRGGDNRGGDRRGGDNRGGGRR
- the rplP gene encoding 50S ribosomal protein L16 yields the protein MLQPKRTKHRKMHKGRIKGNAKRGADISFGSFGLKALEPKWITDRQIEAARVALTRAMKREGNVWIRIFPDKSITAKPLEVRMGKGKGAPDHWAAVVKPGRMLFEADGVPLEVAKAAMELAAQKLPIKVKFVVRRDYAEA
- the rpmC gene encoding 50S ribosomal protein L29, with protein sequence MANEKLDLKGLSEQELKEKISEEQLRLKKITFSHAITPIENPMSIRSLRRQIAQLKTELRKRELGF
- the rpsQ gene encoding 30S ribosomal protein S17; translated protein: MSERKLRKTRIGVVSSNKAEKTISVSVERKVKHPIYGKFVKKTTKFMAHDELNQCSIGDTVRIMETRPLSKNKCWRLIEVIEKVK
- the rplN gene encoding 50S ribosomal protein L14, whose product is MIQQESRLNVADNSGAKEVLCIRVLGNSGQDYAKVGDKIVVTVKDAIAGGGVKKGTVHKAVIVRTKNKLRRKDGSYIRFDDNAVVLLNNSDEPRGTRIFGPVARELRDKGYMKIISLAPEVL
- the rplX gene encoding 50S ribosomal protein L24, producing the protein MKTRFKPKFNIKKGDTVVVIAGDDKDRTKPRQVLEVIPDKARVLVEGVNIITKHTKPTAQNTKGGIVKQEAPIAISNVMLWDAKAGKPTKVNRQRENGKLVRIAKKSGEAIK